In one Pseudomonas sp. Bout1 genomic region, the following are encoded:
- a CDS encoding putative bifunctional diguanylate cyclase/phosphodiesterase, with product MRWRHTFQTRIAGVLALLLLVVVAAVYFAVKTATNHAVENQAQVQLETGSQVFERLLDLRGRRLQYGLNWLTADLPFRQAVADGEPAAILATLRRHGTGLTSSEVFVLGLDGQVMVSTLQALTPGQAFPYNDALRQARRNGLQMLIVALDGRPFLLVQQEVVDPAPIAHVVMGFPMDEIFASELRSMSNLEVSFISTHNGQPGELFSTQPLAFQASIVSDLQRTYINPVAQLNRFHGQRYLSQVLPLGNTADGGEVRVLLQSPLDHALESFAPLDRQFLAIALVVLLVSLAGALFLARRVSRPLNALVQAADRIGAGDYRTPVRVRSHDEFGLLAQAFNAMQNGIAVRERQLAHNALHDSLTGLPNRALAMERLGSAISAGRPVVLVYLGIENYRVINEGYGPEGVEEMLRDASRCLLSSLSASDTAARITGSEFLLLLENTEIDRVVALADRLYGLLTEPQRIGGDDLRHEVSIGIAAYPADGQLVEELISRAAIARHDAAALPGYLQIYQQDRDLAHQRQITLIRDLRRAAAEGELYLCYQPKLDLHHGHVRQAEALLRWQHPSLGLVSPAEFIPLAERTGSMGSLTQWVIEEAIRQLAEWEVRGLQVQLSVNISVDDLADDNLASRVTELLARYRVSARQLIFEITESAIMHNPAQALSVLEQLRGCGISLSVDDFGTGYSSLAQLQRLPVQELKIDQSFVRNLDSTSGDGVIVRSTIEMSHNLGLRVVAEGVEFEPSLKLLKLWKCDTAQGYLISRPLNAVAFERWMRREHVPV from the coding sequence CTCACGGCGGACCTGCCCTTTCGCCAGGCCGTAGCCGATGGCGAACCTGCTGCGATTCTCGCCACGCTGCGCCGGCATGGCACCGGCCTTACCTCCAGTGAAGTGTTTGTGCTGGGGCTCGATGGGCAGGTGATGGTCAGCACATTGCAGGCGCTGACGCCCGGGCAGGCTTTTCCCTATAACGATGCGTTGCGCCAGGCCCGGCGCAATGGCCTGCAGATGTTGATCGTGGCCCTGGATGGCCGGCCTTTTTTGCTGGTGCAGCAGGAGGTCGTTGACCCCGCACCGATTGCCCACGTCGTCATGGGGTTTCCCATGGACGAAATCTTTGCCAGCGAATTGCGTTCCATGAGCAACCTGGAAGTGTCGTTCATCAGTACACACAACGGTCAGCCGGGCGAGCTGTTCAGCACTCAGCCGCTGGCGTTTCAAGCATCGATCGTCAGTGACTTGCAGCGCACCTACATCAACCCGGTGGCGCAACTGAACCGGTTTCACGGCCAGCGTTATCTGAGCCAGGTGCTGCCCCTGGGCAACACCGCAGACGGCGGTGAGGTACGGGTGCTGCTGCAAAGCCCGCTGGACCACGCCCTCGAATCCTTCGCGCCGCTGGACCGGCAATTTCTCGCGATAGCCCTGGTGGTGCTGCTGGTGTCGCTGGCGGGTGCGCTGTTTCTGGCGCGGCGGGTTTCGCGCCCACTCAACGCGCTGGTACAGGCGGCGGACCGCATCGGGGCCGGTGACTACCGCACACCGGTGCGGGTGCGCAGCCACGATGAGTTCGGCTTGCTGGCCCAGGCCTTCAACGCCATGCAAAACGGGATCGCCGTGCGCGAACGGCAACTGGCCCACAACGCCCTGCACGACTCGCTCACCGGCCTGCCCAACCGGGCGTTGGCCATGGAGCGCCTGGGCAGCGCTATCAGCGCCGGCCGGCCTGTGGTGTTGGTGTACCTGGGCATTGAAAACTACCGGGTGATCAACGAAGGCTACGGCCCGGAAGGTGTGGAAGAAATGCTCCGCGACGCCAGCCGCTGCCTGCTGTCGAGCCTGTCGGCCAGCGACACGGCCGCACGCATTACCGGCAGCGAATTTTTGCTGTTGCTGGAAAACACCGAGATCGACCGTGTCGTGGCCTTGGCCGACCGCCTGTATGGGCTGTTGACCGAGCCCCAGCGCATTGGCGGCGATGACCTGCGCCATGAAGTGAGCATTGGCATTGCCGCTTACCCTGCCGACGGCCAACTGGTTGAAGAGCTGATCAGCCGCGCCGCGATTGCCCGCCACGATGCGGCGGCGCTGCCGGGTTATTTACAGATCTACCAGCAAGACCGCGACCTCGCCCATCAACGCCAGATCACTCTGATTCGCGACTTGCGCCGTGCGGCGGCCGAGGGCGAGTTGTACCTGTGTTATCAGCCCAAGCTCGACCTGCACCATGGTCATGTGCGCCAGGCCGAAGCGCTGTTGCGTTGGCAGCACCCGAGCCTGGGCCTGGTGTCGCCTGCCGAGTTCATTCCCTTGGCCGAGCGCACCGGTAGCATGGGCAGCCTGACCCAGTGGGTGATCGAGGAGGCTATTCGGCAATTGGCCGAGTGGGAGGTGCGCGGGTTACAGGTGCAACTGTCGGTAAACATCTCGGTGGATGACCTGGCGGATGACAACCTGGCATCGCGGGTCACTGAACTGCTGGCGCGCTACCGCGTATCAGCCCGGCAACTGATTTTCGAAATCACCGAAAGCGCAATCATGCACAACCCGGCCCAGGCACTCAGCGTGCTGGAGCAATTGCGCGGCTGTGGCATCAGCCTGTCGGTGGACGACTTTGGCACAGGCTACTCATCCCTGGCGCAACTGCAACGCCTGCCGGTGCAGGAACTGAAGATCGACCAGTCGTTCGTGCGCAACCTCGACAGCACCTCCGGCGACGGCGTGATCGTGCGCTCGACCATTGAAATGAGCCACAACCTGGGGCTCAGGGTGGTGGCCGAAGGGGTGGAGTTCGAACCGAGCCTCAAGCTGCTCAAGCTCTGGAAATGCGACACGGCCCAGGGTTATCTGATCAGCCGGCCATTAAATGCCGTGGCCTTCGAGAGGTGGATGCGCCGCGAGCACGTACCCGTCTAA
- a CDS encoding methylamine utilization protein, which produces MARIFQQFSLVALLLSMPGWACAATLEVQLQQADGTPVNDAVVTLQGPASAPAGALKADMDQRGQQFAPHVLAVHTGTQIRFPNSDNIRHQVYSFSTAKRFELRLYEGTPADPLLFDKPGVVVLGCNIHDWMLGYVYVTQDPRFGVSDAQGRLRLEQLPAGNYQVTLWHPQLAGMQPLDGGTLNIPAGGLTRHFQLALEPRSAETPTAPAPTAFGDAFSRAARETAQ; this is translated from the coding sequence ATGGCCAGGATTTTCCAGCAGTTTTCCCTTGTCGCTTTATTGTTATCGATGCCTGGCTGGGCCTGTGCGGCGACGCTTGAGGTGCAGTTGCAGCAGGCCGATGGCACTCCGGTAAATGACGCGGTAGTGACCCTGCAAGGCCCGGCCAGTGCGCCGGCCGGTGCACTCAAGGCAGACATGGACCAGCGCGGCCAACAGTTCGCGCCCCACGTGCTGGCGGTGCACACCGGCACGCAGATTCGCTTCCCCAACAGCGACAATATTCGCCACCAGGTGTATTCCTTTTCCACCGCCAAGCGCTTCGAGCTGCGCCTTTACGAAGGTACGCCTGCCGATCCGTTGCTGTTCGATAAACCTGGCGTGGTGGTGCTCGGCTGCAACATCCACGACTGGATGCTCGGCTACGTCTACGTCACCCAAGACCCACGCTTTGGCGTCAGCGATGCCCAGGGCCGCCTGCGCCTGGAGCAACTGCCGGCGGGTAATTACCAGGTCACCCTGTGGCATCCGCAGCTCGCCGGTATGCAGCCGCTGGACGGTGGCACCCTGAATATTCCCGCTGGTGGCCTCACCCGGCATTTTCAACTGGCCCTTGAACCGCGCTCCGCCGAGACCCCCACCGCACCGGCGCCGACCGCCTTCGGTGATGCCTTCAGTCGAGCTGCCCGTGAAACTGCGCAGTAG
- a CDS encoding putative bifunctional diguanylate cyclase/phosphodiesterase — MKLRSSFQARVASVLILLLLVVIGAVYFSVKAATRSAVHGQAMTQLEVGTRVFERLLEVRGRRLADGVQLLAADFGFRDAVASGDSATMRSVLLNHGKRINASDMILLGMDGKVLASTLDEVGEGTIFRYDQALRDARRNRQAMLMVPLQGKPHLLVEASVLAPLPIARVVMGFSMDNAFADELRSLSNLQVSFLTVDHQQPGDLVSTQPPVLRDSIVGLMLGDSTRHGVSMTEHVQHSFLSQSLVLASDPDGQVLALLQSPLDAAMQAFVPLDEKILGIALIALLASLIGALLLARGVSRPVKALAAAAERIGQGDYHTPVALERSDELGLLATAVNSMQSGIAEREHQLAHNALHDRLTGLPNRALAMERLGSAMALHRPVALIYLGIDNLRAASEAVGPEAVDQLLLEVSRRLQGALRPGDTLAHLIADEFLLLLEGAGSDEAVAMGDKLQQLLLRAHRIGGHHLALDCRLGIAAYPADGESPHTLLERAAIAMKDAAQMPGRLQVYEHGRDLAHRRQITLIRDLRHAPGHGQLLLHYQPKLDIRQGHVRQAEALLRWQHPQFGLVSPAEFIPLAERTGSIQLLTQWVIEEGIRQLCEWNRRGLYLQLSLNISADDLLGDELAHRVSALLRRYGLPAEQLLFEITESAVMREPEKALKVLHLLRDCGISLSVDDFGTGYSSLAHLKRLPVQELKIDQSFVRNLDETSEDAVIVRSTIEMSHNLGLKVVAEGVEYAHSLRLLERWQCDTAQGYLISRPLSADAFEAWVALPLSAQTSLVH, encoded by the coding sequence GTGAAACTGCGCAGTAGCTTTCAGGCGCGAGTCGCCAGCGTTTTGATCCTGCTGTTGCTGGTGGTGATTGGCGCGGTGTACTTCAGCGTCAAGGCGGCAACCCGCTCGGCGGTACACGGGCAGGCCATGACTCAATTGGAGGTTGGCACGCGGGTGTTTGAGCGGCTGCTGGAAGTGCGTGGGCGACGCCTGGCCGATGGCGTGCAATTGCTCGCCGCAGACTTCGGGTTTCGCGACGCAGTAGCCAGTGGTGATTCGGCGACCATGCGCTCGGTGCTGCTCAACCATGGCAAGCGCATCAATGCCAGTGACATGATTCTGCTGGGCATGGACGGCAAAGTCCTTGCCAGCACCCTGGACGAAGTTGGGGAGGGCACGATTTTTCGTTACGACCAGGCCCTGCGTGACGCCCGGCGCAACCGCCAGGCCATGCTGATGGTGCCGCTGCAAGGCAAGCCGCACCTGCTGGTGGAGGCTTCGGTGCTGGCGCCATTACCGATTGCGCGGGTGGTGATGGGCTTCAGCATGGACAACGCCTTCGCCGATGAATTGCGTTCGTTGAGCAACCTGCAAGTGTCGTTCCTGACCGTGGATCACCAGCAACCCGGCGACTTGGTCAGTACCCAGCCCCCGGTGCTGCGCGACAGTATCGTGGGCCTGATGTTGGGCGATTCAACCCGCCATGGCGTGTCGATGACCGAGCATGTGCAGCACAGCTTTCTCAGCCAGTCGCTGGTGCTTGCCAGTGACCCCGACGGCCAGGTGCTGGCCCTGCTGCAAAGCCCGCTGGACGCGGCAATGCAAGCCTTTGTGCCACTGGATGAGAAGATCCTCGGCATTGCGCTGATCGCGCTGCTGGCCTCGTTGATCGGTGCGTTGTTGCTGGCCCGTGGTGTGTCGCGGCCGGTGAAGGCGTTGGCTGCGGCGGCGGAACGCATTGGCCAGGGCGATTACCACACCCCGGTGGCCCTTGAGCGCAGCGACGAATTGGGCCTGCTGGCGACTGCCGTCAACTCGATGCAAAGCGGGATTGCCGAGCGGGAGCACCAACTGGCCCACAACGCGCTGCATGATCGCCTCACCGGCTTGCCTAATCGCGCACTGGCCATGGAACGACTGGGCAGCGCGATGGCGCTGCATCGGCCAGTGGCCCTGATCTACTTGGGCATCGACAATCTGCGGGCCGCCAGCGAAGCTGTCGGGCCGGAGGCTGTCGACCAATTGTTGCTCGAAGTCAGCCGCAGGCTGCAAGGCGCATTGCGCCCCGGCGATACCCTGGCGCATCTGATTGCCGACGAATTCCTGTTGTTGCTCGAAGGTGCCGGCAGCGATGAAGCGGTGGCGATGGGCGACAAACTTCAACAGTTGCTGTTGCGTGCGCACCGCATCGGCGGCCATCACCTGGCGCTGGATTGCCGCTTGGGCATTGCGGCTTACCCGGCTGATGGCGAAAGCCCGCATACCTTGCTGGAGCGCGCGGCGATTGCGATGAAAGACGCGGCGCAAATGCCCGGTCGCCTGCAGGTCTACGAGCACGGCCGCGACCTGGCGCACCGCCGCCAGATCACCCTGATCCGTGACCTGCGCCACGCGCCCGGCCATGGCCAACTGTTGCTGCATTACCAGCCCAAGCTGGATATCCGCCAAGGCCACGTGCGCCAGGCCGAGGCCCTTCTGCGCTGGCAGCACCCGCAGTTCGGGCTGGTCTCTCCGGCCGAATTTATCCCGCTGGCCGAACGCACCGGCAGTATCCAGTTGCTGACTCAATGGGTGATCGAGGAGGGCATTCGCCAACTGTGCGAATGGAACCGTCGCGGCCTGTACCTGCAGCTGTCCCTGAATATCTCGGCGGATGACTTGCTCGGTGATGAACTGGCCCATCGTGTGTCGGCGTTGTTGCGTCGCTACGGCTTGCCCGCCGAGCAACTGTTGTTCGAAATCACCGAAAGCGCGGTGATGCGCGAACCGGAAAAAGCCCTCAAGGTCTTGCACCTGCTGCGCGACTGCGGCATCAGCCTGTCGGTGGATGACTTCGGCACCGGTTACTCGTCCCTGGCGCACCTCAAGCGCCTGCCGGTGCAAGAGCTGAAGATCGACCAATCCTTTGTGCGCAACCTCGATGAAACCAGCGAAGACGCGGTGATCGTGCGTTCGACCATCGAGATGAGCCACAACCTGGGCCTGAAAGTGGTCGCCGAGGGCGTCGAATACGCCCACAGCCTGCGCCTGCTGGAGCGCTGGCAATGCGACACGGCCCAGGGCTACCTGATCAGCCGGCCCTTGAGTGCCGACGCTTTCGAAGCCTGGGTGGCCTTGCCCCTCAGTGCACAAACTTCCCTGGTTCATTGA
- a CDS encoding DUF3034 family protein — MTLRFSLVIGCLAGLTLQTALADNGRLIATGGASSLEGAAGGGITPWAVLAGYGERHEWGATAFATTVNLPDYRLDVAGLAVAYDNRVELSFARQRFDLGSLVHKLNLPEDNLGQDVLGVKVRLFGDVIYDQLPQVSVGLEYKHQNNFEIPSLVGAKRDSDVEGYLAASRLLMGAAFGYNLLVNGSLRYSRANETGLLGFGGDRRDSRSLLKEGSVAVLFNPRWALGVEYRQKPDNLSFAGESDWADVFVGYFPNKHVSFVLAYARLGEIATLANQNGTYLSVQGSF; from the coding sequence ATGACGTTGCGTTTTTCTTTAGTGATCGGTTGCCTGGCCGGTCTTACGTTGCAAACAGCCCTGGCCGACAACGGCCGCTTGATCGCCACCGGCGGCGCCAGCAGCCTGGAAGGTGCGGCCGGTGGTGGCATCACACCGTGGGCGGTACTGGCCGGTTACGGCGAGCGGCACGAATGGGGCGCCACGGCGTTCGCCACCACGGTCAACCTGCCGGACTACCGGTTGGATGTCGCCGGGCTGGCGGTGGCGTATGACAACCGTGTGGAGCTGTCCTTTGCCCGTCAGCGCTTCGACCTCGGCTCGTTGGTGCATAAGCTCAATTTGCCCGAGGACAACCTAGGCCAGGATGTGCTTGGGGTGAAAGTGCGGCTGTTCGGGGATGTGATCTATGACCAACTGCCCCAGGTGTCCGTTGGGCTTGAGTACAAGCACCAGAACAACTTCGAGATCCCGAGCCTGGTGGGCGCCAAGCGCGATAGTGATGTCGAAGGCTACCTGGCGGCCAGTCGCCTGTTGATGGGCGCAGCATTTGGCTACAACCTGCTGGTCAACGGCAGCTTGCGCTACAGCCGGGCCAACGAGACCGGGTTGCTCGGGTTTGGCGGCGACCGCCGTGACAGCCGCAGCCTGTTGAAGGAAGGTTCGGTGGCGGTACTGTTCAACCCGCGCTGGGCGTTGGGGGTGGAATACCGACAGAAGCCGGACAACCTGTCGTTTGCCGGTGAAAGCGATTGGGCCGACGTGTTTGTCGGTTACTTCCCCAACAAGCATGTGTCGTTTGTATTGGCTTATGCGCGCCTTGGGGAAATCGCCACGCTGGCCAACCAGAACGGCACCTATCTGTCTGTGCAGGGGAGTTTCTGA
- a CDS encoding group I truncated hemoglobin — MRVLPWMLALMMVGCAQQPPKDDSLYRDLGATPGITRIVEGMLLNIARDERIVERFRRIDIQRLRNKLIEQFCAEAGGPCTYTGDTMAESHKGQNVSRSDFNALVEDLIKAMDAQGIAVPAQNRLIARLAPMRGEVIEK, encoded by the coding sequence ATGCGCGTCTTGCCCTGGATGCTCGCACTGATGATGGTGGGTTGCGCACAGCAACCGCCCAAGGATGACAGCCTCTACCGCGACCTCGGTGCCACGCCGGGAATCACCCGGATCGTGGAAGGCATGTTGCTTAACATTGCCCGGGACGAGCGGATAGTTGAGCGTTTTCGGCGCATCGATATTCAGCGCCTGCGCAACAAGTTGATCGAGCAGTTCTGCGCTGAAGCGGGCGGGCCTTGTACCTATACCGGCGACACCATGGCCGAGAGCCACAAGGGCCAGAACGTCAGCCGCAGTGACTTCAATGCGCTGGTGGAAGACCTGATCAAGGCGATGGATGCGCAGGGCATTGCAGTGCCGGCGCAGAACCGCCTGATCGCCCGGCTGGCGCCGATGCGTGGTGAGGTCATTGAAAAATAA
- a CDS encoding glucose/quinate/shikimate family membrane-bound PQQ-dependent dehydrogenase gives MSTDGASSPSRLLPRLLGILLLIMGLALLAGGIKLSMLGGSLYYLLAGLGITVTGLLLLATRRAALGLYALVLFASTVWALWEVGLDWWQLVPRLALLFALGIVMLLPWFRRPLLRGQASPLGTGALSVAVVLAGAAALASQFTDPGALVKKGQLDRDAVPGMASAAPAQADGDWNSYGRSAFGDRYSPLAQITPENAHKLVPAWTYRTGDIPGPGDPGETTAENTPLKVNGMLYVCTPHSQVIALDPDTGKEIWRFDPKISSEGAANFKGWAHMTCRGVSYHDDAVYASEQSPTGSASPAAAPNACPKRIFVPTADTRLIALNADTGKMCEDFGDKGQIDLRANIGTFAPGGYYSTSPPAVTKNLVVIGGHVTDNVSTDEPSGVIRAFDVHTGKLVWNWDSGNPDDTTPLAEGKTYTRNSPNMWSMFSVDEKLGMLYLPMGNQMPDQYGGDRTPDSEKYSAGLTALDIDSGHVKWTFQFTHHDLWDMDVGGQPSLIDIKTADGVKQAVMASTKQGSIYTLDRTNGQPVVPINEIPVPQGAVAGDHTAPTQPKSDLNFMPPPLKERDMWGVTPFDQMLCRIDFKSMRYDGPFTPPSLQGSIVYPGNFGVFDWGGISVDPVRQIAFVNPSYMAFKSKLIPAADIAKQGPRVSETEGVQPNKGAPYGVILEAMLSPLGLPCQAPAWGYVAAVDLTNHQTIWMHKNGTVRDSSPVPIPLTMGVPSLGGTFTTAGGVSFLSGTLDQYLRAYDVKNGKQLWEGRLPAGAQTTPMTYTGKDGKQYVLVMAGGHGSLGTKQGDYVMAFKLPD, from the coding sequence ATGAGCACTGATGGTGCTTCAAGTCCAAGTCGCCTGCTGCCCAGGCTACTGGGGATCTTGCTGCTGATAATGGGCCTGGCCTTGTTGGCCGGGGGGATCAAGTTGAGCATGCTCGGCGGGTCGCTGTATTACCTGCTGGCCGGTCTCGGCATCACCGTCACAGGCCTGTTGCTGCTGGCGACACGCCGCGCGGCGCTGGGCTTGTACGCGCTGGTGCTGTTTGCCAGCACCGTCTGGGCGCTGTGGGAAGTCGGCCTGGACTGGTGGCAATTGGTGCCGCGCCTGGCCCTGCTGTTCGCCCTCGGCATCGTCATGTTGCTCCCGTGGTTCCGCCGTCCGTTGCTGCGTGGCCAGGCCTCGCCACTGGGCACTGGCGCCCTGAGCGTCGCCGTAGTACTGGCTGGCGCCGCTGCCTTGGCCAGCCAATTCACCGACCCGGGTGCCCTGGTCAAGAAAGGCCAACTGGACCGCGACGCGGTACCAGGCATGGCCAGCGCCGCGCCGGCCCAGGCCGATGGTGACTGGAACTCCTATGGCCGTTCGGCCTTCGGTGATCGCTACTCGCCGCTGGCGCAGATCACCCCGGAAAACGCCCACAAGCTGGTGCCGGCCTGGACGTATCGCACCGGCGACATCCCTGGCCCAGGCGATCCCGGTGAAACCACCGCGGAAAACACCCCGCTGAAAGTCAACGGCATGCTCTACGTGTGCACTCCGCACAGCCAGGTGATTGCCCTGGACCCGGACACCGGCAAGGAAATCTGGCGTTTCGACCCGAAGATCAGCAGCGAAGGCGCTGCCAACTTCAAGGGTTGGGCGCACATGACCTGCCGTGGCGTGTCGTATCACGATGACGCCGTGTATGCCTCCGAGCAGAGCCCAACCGGCAGCGCCAGCCCGGCCGCCGCGCCGAATGCCTGCCCGAAACGCATCTTCGTCCCTACCGCCGACACCCGTCTGATCGCCCTGAACGCCGACACCGGCAAGATGTGCGAAGACTTCGGTGACAAAGGCCAGATCGACCTGCGTGCCAATATCGGCACCTTCGCCCCGGGCGGTTACTACTCCACCTCGCCACCGGCCGTTACCAAGAACCTGGTAGTGATCGGCGGTCACGTGACCGACAACGTCTCCACCGACGAGCCGAGCGGCGTGATCCGCGCGTTCGACGTGCACACCGGCAAGCTGGTGTGGAACTGGGACAGCGGCAACCCGGACGACACCACCCCGTTGGCCGAGGGCAAGACCTACACCCGTAACTCGCCGAACATGTGGTCCATGTTCAGCGTCGACGAAAAACTCGGCATGCTCTACCTGCCGATGGGTAACCAGATGCCCGACCAGTACGGCGGCGACCGTACCCCGGACTCCGAGAAGTACAGCGCCGGCCTGACTGCCCTGGACATCGACAGCGGCCACGTGAAGTGGACCTTCCAGTTCACTCACCATGACCTCTGGGACATGGACGTGGGCGGCCAGCCTTCGCTGATCGACATCAAGACCGCTGACGGCGTCAAGCAAGCGGTAATGGCATCGACCAAGCAAGGCAGCATCTACACGCTGGACCGTACCAACGGCCAGCCAGTGGTGCCGATCAACGAAATCCCTGTACCGCAAGGCGCAGTGGCCGGCGACCACACCGCACCGACCCAACCGAAATCGGACCTGAACTTCATGCCACCGCCCCTCAAGGAGCGTGACATGTGGGGCGTGACGCCGTTCGACCAGATGCTGTGCCGGATTGATTTCAAATCCATGCGCTACGACGGTCCGTTCACCCCGCCATCGCTGCAGGGCTCGATCGTTTACCCGGGTAACTTCGGCGTGTTCGACTGGGGCGGCATTTCGGTCGACCCGGTTCGCCAGATTGCTTTCGTGAACCCAAGCTACATGGCGTTCAAATCGAAACTGATCCCGGCCGCCGACATCGCCAAGCAAGGCCCAAGGGTCAGCGAAACCGAAGGCGTACAGCCAAACAAAGGCGCGCCGTACGGTGTGATCCTCGAAGCCATGCTGTCGCCACTGGGCCTGCCGTGCCAGGCGCCGGCGTGGGGTTATGTGGCTGCGGTCGACCTGACCAACCACCAGACCATCTGGATGCACAAGAACGGCACCGTGCGTGACAGCTCGCCGGTTCCGATCCCACTGACCATGGGCGTGCCAAGCCTGGGCGGCACGTTCACCACCGCCGGTGGCGTGTCCTTCCTCAGCGGTACGCTGGACCAGTACCTGCGCGCCTATGACGTGAAAAACGGCAAGCAGTTGTGGGAAGGCCGCCTGCCTGCAGGCGCGCAAACCACCCCGATGACCTACACCGGCAAGGACGGCAAGCAGTACGTGCTGGTCATGGCCGGCGGTCATGGTTCCCTGGGCACCAAGCAGGGTGACTATGTGATGGCGTTCAAACTGCCGGATTAA
- a CDS encoding carbohydrate porin has protein sequence MPAFPNLRLCAALLPFGLINCAQAAPAFDAESPWMLGDFGGARTALSQQGYDFKFDYTGEMGSNLHGGSDHDRTARYSDQFGLGTHLDLQKILGWHDAEFQLTVTERSGNNITNDRVNDPRVGGFTSSQEVWGRGQTWRLTQMWYQQKFFDQKLDIKAGRFGEGEDFNSFPCDFQNLAFCGSQVGNWVGSIWYNWPVSQWALRVKYHLTPELYAQIGAYEQNPSNLDRGNGFKLSGSGTQGALLPVELVWTPTLNGLPGEYRAGYYYSSATARDVYKDRNDQPAALSGEAYRSASSKHGVWLGVQQQVTSLASDHSRGLSVFANGTMHDKKTNAVDNYVQAGVVYKGPFDARAKDDIGFAVARVHVNPAYRKNAEASNQARAVFDFDDPAYLPIQHTEYSAELYYGIHVTNWLTVRPNLQYIRHPGAVAQVDDALIGGIKLQSSF, from the coding sequence ATGCCTGCTTTCCCAAACCTGCGCCTGTGCGCTGCGCTGTTACCGTTCGGCCTGATCAACTGTGCCCAGGCCGCACCTGCCTTTGACGCTGAATCCCCATGGATGCTGGGTGATTTCGGCGGCGCTCGGACAGCGCTGTCTCAACAAGGCTACGACTTCAAATTTGACTACACCGGCGAGATGGGCAGCAACCTGCACGGCGGTTCAGACCACGACCGCACGGCGCGCTACAGCGATCAATTCGGCCTGGGCACCCACCTGGACCTGCAGAAGATTCTCGGCTGGCACGACGCCGAGTTCCAGTTGACGGTGACCGAGCGCAGCGGCAATAACATCACCAATGACCGGGTCAACGACCCGCGTGTGGGCGGGTTTACCTCGTCCCAGGAAGTGTGGGGCCGTGGCCAGACCTGGCGCCTGACGCAGATGTGGTACCAGCAAAAATTCTTCGACCAGAAGCTCGACATCAAGGCCGGGCGCTTCGGCGAAGGCGAAGACTTCAACAGCTTCCCTTGCGACTTCCAGAACCTGGCCTTCTGCGGCTCTCAGGTCGGCAATTGGGTCGGCAGCATCTGGTACAACTGGCCGGTGAGCCAGTGGGCGTTGCGGGTCAAATATCACCTGACGCCCGAGTTGTACGCCCAAATCGGCGCCTATGAACAGAACCCGTCCAACCTGGACCGCGGCAATGGCTTCAAGCTCAGCGGCAGCGGCACCCAAGGCGCCCTGCTCCCGGTTGAGCTGGTGTGGACGCCCACGCTGAACGGCCTGCCCGGTGAATACCGCGCCGGTTACTACTACAGCAGCGCTACGGCCCGCGATGTCTATAAAGACCGCAACGACCAGCCGGCGGCCCTCAGCGGCGAAGCCTACCGCAGCGCCTCCAGCAAACACGGGGTGTGGCTGGGTGTGCAGCAACAAGTCACCAGCCTGGCCAGCGACCATTCGCGCGGTTTGAGCGTGTTCGCCAACGGCACGATGCACGACAAGAAAACCAACGCTGTGGATAACTACGTGCAGGCCGGCGTGGTCTACAAAGGCCCGTTCGACGCCCGCGCCAAGGACGATATCGGCTTTGCCGTGGCCCGGGTGCACGTCAACCCGGCCTACCGCAAAAACGCCGAGGCAAGCAACCAGGCCCGCGCCGTCTTCGATTTCGATGACCCGGCCTACCTGCCGATTCAGCACACCGAATACAGCGCCGAACTCTATTACGGCATTCACGTCACGAACTGGCTGACGGTGCGTCCGAACCTGCAATACATCCGCCATCCCGGGGCCGTGGCCCAGGTGGATGACGCGCTGATTGGCGGAATCAAGCTGCAAAGTTCCTTCTGA
- a CDS encoding DUF1640 domain-containing protein — MANDLKDNVSYLRQEYRQGSSSGYDRKGGAGGGGNGGENDLEKRISQVEARLERVETKLDGMQEHMATKSDLMQTKIDLLEATSRLDLSIANFRTDMQSLETRLLKWFVGTAGALSAIAFGVARLVH, encoded by the coding sequence ATGGCGAATGACCTCAAGGATAATGTGAGCTATCTTCGCCAGGAGTACCGTCAAGGTTCGTCATCAGGCTACGACCGCAAAGGCGGCGCAGGCGGTGGCGGCAACGGAGGAGAAAACGATTTGGAAAAGCGTATTTCACAAGTTGAGGCGAGATTGGAGCGCGTCGAGACGAAGCTGGATGGCATGCAAGAGCACATGGCCACCAAGTCCGATCTGATGCAGACCAAAATCGACCTGCTCGAAGCAACCTCTAGGTTGGATCTCTCAATCGCCAATTTCAGAACGGATATGCAATCGTTGGAAACCCGACTGCTGAAATGGTTTGTCGGAACAGCTGGCGCCTTGTCTGCCATCGCATTTGGCGTCGCCCGACTCGTTCACTGA